In one window of Canis aureus isolate CA01 chromosome 25, VMU_Caureus_v.1.0, whole genome shotgun sequence DNA:
- the TAS2R9 gene encoding taste receptor type 2 member 9 — translation MLSTMEVIYIFLIAGEMTIGIWGNGFIALVNCTRWLRRRDISVIDIILVILAISRICLLCVVSLDGFILLLSPDIYANSELMNIVDVVWTLSNHSSICFTSCLSIFYLLKIANISHPFFLWLKLKINRVILGMFLMSFLTCIIISVSLNEDFWDPFKVNHKENITWESKVSKIPSAFKLFILNLGAIVPFVLCLISVLLLLFSLFRHTRQMKLYATGSRDPSTEAHMRAIKAVMIFLLLFIIYYAVSLVVTSSFLIPHGKLVVMFGGVVVGIFPSSHRSY, via the coding sequence ATGCTAAGTACAATGGAGGTAATATACATCTTCTTGATTGCCGGAGAAATGACTATAGGAATTTGGGGAAATGGATTTATTGCACTGGTTAACTGCACTAGGTGGCTCAGAAGGAGAGACATCTCCGTGATTGACATCATCCTGGTGATCTTGGCCATCTCCAGAATCTGTTTGCTGTGTGTGGTATCTTTAGATGGCTTTATTTTGCTGCTCTCTCCAGATATATATGCCAATAGCGAGCTAATGAATATTGTGGATGTTGTCTGGACACTTAGCAATCATTCAAGTATCTGTTTTACTTCTTGCCTCAGTATTTTCTATTTACTGAAGATAGCCAATATATCCCATCCGTTTTTCCTCTGGCTGAAGCTAAAGATTAACAGAGTCATTCTGGGGATGTTTCTGATGTCTTTTCTTACCTGTATAATTATTAGTGTTTCATTGAATGAGGACTTCTGGGATCCCTTCAAAGTCAATCATAAGGAAAACATAACTTGGGAATCCAAAGTGAGTAAAATCCCAAGTGCTTTCAAACTGTTTATCCTGAATCTGGGAGCTATAGTTCCCTTTGTTCTTTGCCTAATCTCAGTTCTCTTGTTACTTTTCTCCCTATTTAGACACACTAGGCAGATGAAACTTTATGCCACAGGGTCCAGAGACCCCAGCACAGAGGCCCACATGAGGGCCATAAAGGCAGTGATGATCTTTCTGCTCCTCTTCATTATTTACTATGCAGTCTCTCTTGTAGTAACCTCTAGCTTCCTGATTCCTCACGGAAAATTAGTGGTTATGTTTGGTGGCGTGGTAGTTGGCATTTTCCCATCGAGCCATCGTTCATACTGA
- the TAS2R8 gene encoding LOW QUALITY PROTEIN: taste receptor type 2 member 8 (The sequence of the model RefSeq protein was modified relative to this genomic sequence to represent the inferred CDS: deleted 1 base in 1 codon; substituted 1 base at 1 genomic stop codon) — MLSMEDIIFMIVITGEFIIGMLGNACIGLVNSIDWIKKKKISSIDYILTSLAKIGLLCIMILNGTKIVFCPDFYKKDKLQAVINIFWILTNYLSMWFTTCLNVFYLLKIANFSHPLFLWLKRRTDRVIHWILLGCLALSSLISLILAMTPNYDCEFCNIAKHKGNXTEMLSVSKSQYFKPLTLFNLLAIVPCTVSLVSFFLLIMSLWRHIKQMKLNVIGCGDLSTEAGAMKTVTSFLFLLFVYYGASLLVTFSYLMKESKLAVMFEEIIATLYPSGHSLILIIGNNKLRQAFIRMLRYGRTVCMM; from the exons ATGCTCAGTATGGAAGACATCATCTTCATGATCGTAATAACTGGAGAATTCATAATAGGAATGTTGGGGAATGCATGCATTGGACTAGTAAACTCTATTGACTggattaagaagaaaaagatctcCTCAATTGACTATATCCTCACCAGTCTAGCCAAAATTGGTTTGCTCTGTATAATGATACTAAATGGCACCAAAATCGTATTCTGCCcagatttttataaaaaggatAAGCTACAAGCAGTCATTAATATCTTCTGGATACTCACCAACTACTTAAGTATGTGGTTCACCACCTGCCTTAATGTCTTCTATTTACTCAAGATAGCCAATTTCTCCCACCCA CTTTTTCTCTGGCTAAAGAGGAGAACTGACAGAGTGATTCACTGGATTCTGCTGGGTTGTTTGGCTCTTTCTTCCTTAATCAGCCTTATACTAGCAATGACACCAAATTATGATTGTGAGTTTTGTAACATTGCAAAACATAAAGGAAACTGAACTGAAATGCTCTCTGTAAGTAAAAGTCAATACTTCAAGCCATTGACTCTCTTTAACTTGTTGGCAATTGTCCCATGTACTGTGTCATTggtctcatttttccttttaattatgtCCCTATGGAGACATATCAAGCAAATGAAACTCAACGTTATAGGCTGTGGAGACCTCAGCACAGAGGCGGGAGCCATGAAAACtgtgacttcatttcttttcctcctttttgtgtACTATGGGGCTTCTCTTTTGGTAACTTTTAGCTACCTTATGAAAGAAAGCAAGTTAGCTGTGATGTTTGAAGAAATTATAGCAACACTCTATCCTTCTGGTCATTCACTTATTTTGATTATTGGAAATAACAAGCTGAGGCAGGCATTTATCAGGATGCTGAGATACGGAAGAACAGTCTGCATGATGTAA
- the PRH2 gene encoding salivary acidic proline-rich phosphoprotein 1/2 yields MTSTKILLLLLSTVLLALGSAQGIDDTLQKEEDIPQLVDDELFEENSEESQVKPQEENGDQNGKPGKEEDKGNGQKQRPHDQGVQGVLGSLFSRGGPHHPSGQQGPGGQQGSGGQQAQVVNRAQVANTVQVANRAQVAKVVKEANRVQVANRVQVANRAQVAKVVKEANRVQKANKVLVVNMAQVA; encoded by the exons atgacttctaccaaGATTCTGCTGCTCTTGCTGTCAACAGTTTTGCTGGCCTTGGGCTCTGCTCAGGGCATCGATGACA CCCTTCAAAAGGAAGAGGATATACCCCAATTAGTAG ATGATGAACTATTTGAAGAAAACTCAGAGGAATCACAAGTAAAACctcaagaagaaaatggagatcAGAATGGCAAGCCAGGCAAAGAGGAAGACAAAGGCAATGGACAAAAGCAGAGGCCTCATGACCAGGGTGTCCAGGGAGTCCTTGGAAGCCTATTTAGCAGAGGTGGCCCACATCACCCTAGTGGCCaacagggcccaggaggccaacAGGGTTCAGGTGGTCAACAAGCCCAGGTGGTCAACAGGGCCCAGGTGGCCAACACTGTCCAGGTGGCCAACAGGGCCCAGGTAGCCAAGGTGGTCAAGGAAGCCAATAGGGTCCAGGTGGCCAACAGGGTCCAGGTGGCCAACAGGGCCCAGGTGGCCAAGGTGGTCAAGGAAGCCAACAGAGTCCAGAAGGCCAACAAGGTCCTGGTGGTCAACATGGCCCAGGTAGCCTAG
- the TAS2R7 gene encoding taste receptor type 2 member 7, producing MPDKVESILMLVAAGEFSMGILGNTFIGLVNCIGWIKKRKIASIDLILTSLAISRICLLCIILLDCFILVLYPDVYATGKQMRIIDFFWTLTNHLSVWFATCLSIFYFLKIANFFHPLFLWMKWRIDSAIPRILLGCLALSVFISLVVTENLNDDFRCCVRTKKKINLTVRCRVKKAKYSSIKICLNLLTLFPFSVSLISFLLLILSLWRHTRQMKFNATGCRDFSIEAHMGAMKAVISFLLLFIAYYLAFLVATSSYFMPETELAVIIGELIALIYPSSHSFILILGSNKLRQASLRVLWKVKYVLKRRNF from the coding sequence atGCCGGATAAAGTGGAGAGCATCTTAATGCTTGTAGCAGCTGGAGAATTTTCAATGGGGATTTTAGGGAATACATTCATTGGATTGGTAAACTGCATAGGCTGGATCAAGAAGAGGAAGATTGCCTCCattgatttaatcctcacaagtcTGGCCATATCCAGAATTTGTCTATTATGTATAATACTATTAGATTGTTTTATATTGGTGCTGTATCCAGATGTCTATGCTACCGGTAAACAAATGAGAATAATTGACTTCTTCTGGACACTAACCAACCATTTAAGTGTCTGGTTTGCCACCTGTCTcagcattttctatttcctcaagATTGCGAATTTCTTCCATCCCCTTTTCCTCTGGATGAAGTGGAGAATTGACAGTGCGATTCCTAGGATCCTGCTGGGATGCTTGGCCCTTTCTGTGTTTATTAGCCTTGTTGTCACTGAGAATTTGAATGATGATTTCAGATGTTGTGTtaggacaaagaagaaaataaacttaaCTGTGAGATGCAGAGTAAAGAAAGCTAAATATTCTTCCATCAAGATTTGCCTCAACCTGTTAACGCTATTCCCCTTTTCTGTGTCCCTGATCTCATTTCTCCTCTTGATCCTCTCCCTCTGGAGACATACCAGGCAGATGAAGTTCAATGCCACGGGGTGTAGAGACTTCAGCATAGAAGCCCACATGGGAGCCATGAAAGCTGtcatctcctttctcctccttttcatCGCCTACTATTTGGCCTTTCTTGTAGCCACCTCTAGCTACTTTATGCCAGAGACTGAATTAGCTGTGATCATTGGTGAGTTGATAGCTCTAATCTATCCCTCGAGCCATTCGTTTATCCTAATTCTGGGGAGCAATAAATTAAGACAGGCATCTCTAAGGGTACTATGGAAAgtaaaatatgtcttaaaaagaagaaacttctaA
- the LOC144297666 gene encoding taste receptor type 2 member 10-like, whose translation MLSILEGLLIFIAVSESILGVLGNGFIGLVNCIDCVKNKKFSMVGFILTGLATSRICLILIIITDGFIKIFSPDMYSSGNLIDYISYLWVIINQSSIWFATSLSIFYFLKIANFSHHIFLWLKGRINSVLPLLMGSLFISWLFTFPQIVKIINDNRMKSRNTTWQLNMQKSEFFTKQILLNLGVILLFTLCLITCFLLIVSLWRHNRRMQLNVTGLRDPSTEAHVKAMKILVSFIILFILYFIGIAIEISCFILPENKLLFIFGMMTTAIYPWGHSFILILGNSKLKQASLKTLQQLKCCEARRLLTAAQIHVGGNGCSRRII comes from the coding sequence ATGCTAAGCATACTGGAAGGCCTCCTCATTTTTATAGCTGTTAGTGAATCAATACTGGGAGTTTTAGGGAATGGATTTATTGGACTTGTCAATTGTATTGACTGTGTGAAGAACAAAAAGTTTTCTATGGTTGGCTTTATTCTCACTGGCTTAGCTACTTCCAGAATTTGTCTGATATTGATAATAATTACAGATGGATTTATAAAGATATTCTCTCCAGATATGTATTCCTCTGGTAACTTAATTGATTATATTAGTTACCTATGGGTAATTATCAATCAATCAAGTATCTGGTTTGCCACCAGCCTCAGCATCTTCTATTTCCTGAAGATAGCAAATTTTTCCCACCACATTTTTCTCTGGCTGAAGGGTAGAATCAATAGCGTTCTTCCCCTTCTGATGGGATCCTTGTTTATTTCATGGTTATTTACTTTTCCACAAATTGTGAAGATTATTAATGATAATAGAATGAAGAGTAGAAATACAACCTGGCAGCTCAACATGCAGAAAAGTGAATTCTTTACTAAGCAGATTTTACTCAACCTAGGAGTCATTCTTCTCTTTACTCTATGCCTGATTACATGTTTCTTGCTAATCGTTTCCCTTTGGAGACACAACAGGCGCATGCAATTGAATGTCACTGGACTCCGAGACCCCAGTACAGAAGCACATGTGAAAGCAATGAAAATTTTGGTATCTTTTATCATCCTCTTTATCTTGTATTTTATAGGCATTGCCATAGAAATATCATGTTTCATTCTGCCAGAAAACAAACTGCTGTTTATTTTTGGTATGATGACCACAGCCATCTATCCCTGGGGTCATTCATTTATCCTAATTCTAGGAAACAGCAAGCTAAAGCAAGCTTCTTTGAAGACCCTGCAGCAACTCAAGTGCTGTGAGGCAAGGAGACTGCTCACAGCTGCACAGATCCATGTGGGGGGAAATGGATGTTCCAGGAGAATAATCTAG